One part of the Thermodesulfobacteriota bacterium genome encodes these proteins:
- a CDS encoding Ppx/GppA phosphatase family protein, whose amino-acid sequence MRTASIDIGTNTIRLLICDQSQDGELNKLYIDRQITRLGEGFSKDIRQITQKSMNRSILALKAFADLINKYNVEKTRAVATSVVREAQNGSEFTQRAENEAGIKVEVISGDEEAELTVLGVLNSISKEPDECLIFDIGGGSTEFVLIQKGIIVNQTSTPLGVVHMTEQYLSKELETPEEITELTAIIKNILDKELSDFESTNSNLTIIGTAGTPTTLAAIELGLVKYKPELINDHILSRSKTEIILNKLLKVPINKRSQMPGLETGREDIIITGTLILLQTLEKFSSDELIVSDGGVLEGIAQSQIAKLSKK is encoded by the coding sequence TTGCGCACTGCTTCAATAGATATTGGCACAAATACTATAAGACTTTTAATCTGCGATCAATCACAAGATGGCGAGCTTAACAAGCTCTATATTGACCGCCAAATAACTCGTTTAGGAGAAGGTTTTTCTAAAGATATTCGCCAAATAACTCAAAAATCAATGAACAGATCTATCTTAGCATTAAAGGCCTTCGCTGATTTGATAAACAAATATAACGTTGAAAAAACTAGGGCCGTAGCTACAAGTGTAGTTAGAGAAGCACAAAATGGGTCAGAATTTACTCAAAGGGCCGAAAACGAAGCAGGAATAAAGGTTGAAGTTATATCAGGAGACGAAGAGGCCGAGCTGACAGTTCTTGGAGTTCTGAATTCAATATCCAAAGAGCCAGATGAATGCTTAATTTTTGATATTGGCGGAGGAAGCACAGAGTTTGTACTAATTCAAAAGGGAATAATTGTAAACCAAACAAGCACCCCTTTAGGCGTTGTTCACATGACGGAACAATATCTATCAAAAGAGCTGGAAACTCCTGAAGAAATAACAGAACTCACTGCAATTATTAAGAATATTCTAGATAAAGAATTATCTGATTTTGAATCAACAAACAGCAATCTTACAATAATCGGAACAGCCGGCACACCCACAACCCTTGCAGCTATTGAACTTGGGCTTGTAAAATATAAGCCTGAGCTAATAAATGATCATATTTTATCCAGATCAAAGACCGAGATTATTCTTAACAAGCTACTTAAGGTTCCCATAAACAAGAGGTCTCAAATGCCTGGGCTTGAAACAGGCAGAGAAGACATAATCATAACAGGAACACTCATATTACTTCAGACATTAGAGAAATTTTCTTCCGATGAGCTAAT